DNA from Bacteroidota bacterium:
GATTATAGAACAGCCCGCCGGTGGAACCGTTCGGCGCTATCTCTGTGAAGCTCACTCCGTAGTTTGACGATCGTTTCAACGAACCCTGAACATACTGTCCGTACACATAATTGGGCGTCACGGGATCCACTATCGAATAGCCTCCGTCTCCTGTTGTCCGTTGAATCCACACAAGCCCGCCGTTTGTCGATGTTTCGAGATTATTATCCTGCGTTCCCCCGTATAATTTCTGAGGATCGGTTGGGTCATAATCCGCGCTTTGATATTGCAACGTTGACATTGTTGCATTGAGATCTGTCCACGTGACTGCATTGTTCGTTGACTTGTAAACGCCGCCATCCGAGCCGCAGTACAACACGGAACCGTTGTATTGCAGAAAATGAATATCCGCATGCGACATGTTGCTGGATGATGTCGTTGACCATGATGTTCGCTGCGTAAGCGTCACACCGCTGTTGGATGATGAGTAGATGTCAATTCCGCCGGCAACAACGAAGTCCGGATTTGTCGGATGCACACAAACAGAATTATCATACCAGCCCTGCGAACCGAGGTAGTTTGGTGACGACGCCTGCAAGGTCCAGTTTTCACCCCCGTCGGTTGTTCTGTACAATCCGCGCAAGCCCCCGCTGGTGTTGGCGACACTTGCATACAGAATCTGGTTGTTGCTCGGAGCCATTGCAAGTTGAGAACGTCTTCCGTCTGTGGGAAGCCCGCCGGTTAGCGTTGTCCACGAACCGCCGCCGTTCGTTGATTTCCTGATGGTATTCGTACCGGAACCGCCGACCGATGTGTACAGCACCTGCGTGTCGGTCGGGTCCATAATCAAACAATTTGCATTGTTGCCGGTCGAGGTGGAGTTCCAGGTTCCTCCGGCGTTCGTCGACTTAAACACTCCGAGCGAGCCCGCAGCATAGACGATGTTCGAGTTTATGGGATCGACAACCAACTGCGAGAATCTCTGGCCGACGGCCGTGGTGGCCACCTTCGTCCACGTATCACCCTCATCCGTCGTTTTGTAGATGCCGTCACCGTACCAACTGTCGCCGGAAAAATTCAACTCGCCTGTGCCGTAGTACAATACAGACGGATTGTTGGGATCGAGTGCCAACCCGCCCGACGCAAGCGACGTAAGAAAATCCGTCAACGGAACCCACAATGAACCGCCATCCGTTGTTTTCCAGATTCCTCCGCCGGCTGCCGCACAGTAGAACTTGTCGGGATCAGTCGGATGAAACACCATGAAATTTGTTCTGCCGGCGATGTAGTTGTTGTTCGTCCTCGCGTAGAACATCCCGACCGGGTTCCGGGTTTGCCATGATACAGCCGTTGACGGGTTAACGAGAAAATCCTCATCACGCGGCATGGCAAGGTGTTGCCGCACGGCATTTGCGTAGGCATCGAACGGTACTATTCTGCCCGGCCCGCCGGCACGATGCTCAATATAGTATTGCTCACGCGCGAGAATTTCTTCTCCCGTTTCATCCTCACCTTCTTCCCGATGATGCGGATTGCCCCACTGGGCATTCGTTGACTGTACTGCGAGCAGGAGAGAAAAAAAACAAATGAGCAATAAGGAATTCGGCTTGAACATTGTCACTCCGTTTGCTGATGGTGTTGGTTGGATTAGTTGTCTGTAGGAAGGTACTTCTTTTTCTTTTGCATGAAAACTGACCTTTTGTGGGTTATCCACATTTTCTTGACATTCACAGAATCACGAGTACGTTGAATGGCGTAGATTGCGCACCATGGCCTCATTTCCCGGCATTATGATCAGTGGCCTCTTCAGTATCAGAATCCGAAAAGTACTCCGCAATCTTCCCGGCAACTTTCTCCCCGACAACCTCGGCGATCTGCTCTGTTGTCGCGAACTTCACTCCTTGAACGGAACCGAACACTTCAAGCAGCTCTTTCGCCCGCTTTTTGCCGATTCCTTCTATCAAATCCAGTTCGGTTTGCAGTGTCCGTTTTGACCGTCGCAAACGGTGGAACGTGATGGCAAACCGATGCGCTTCATCCCGAATTTGCTGCAACAGCCGCAATCCTGATGAAGACTTCGGCAGCAATTCAGGCTCGCTCTTTCCGGGAAGAAAAACCTCCTCGAGCCGCTTTGCAAGCCCGATGATCGGTTGCTCGTGCAGGCCGACCTTCTTCAACACGTCAACAGCGCTTGAAAGTTGCCCCTTACCGCCATCAACAATGATGAGGTCCGGCAATTCAAGTCCTTCGTTCAGCACACGAGTATATCTGCGTTCCACAATCTCACGCATGCTCGCAAAGTCATCCGGCCCGACGACGGATTTGATTTTGAATTTCCGGTACTCGCTTTTCTTCGGCTTGCCGTCCACGAACACAACCATCGACGCAACCGGATCGCTTCCCTGAATGTTTGAATTGTCAAAACATTCGATGCGGCGCGGGAGTTTTTCGAGGCGCAAATCCCTCTGCAACGCCTTCACAGCATGCGGAACATAACCCGCCCGCTTCATTTTCTGAATCTTCAATTCATCAAGCAGAAATCTTGCGTTGCTCTGCGAAAGCCGGACGAGCTTTGCTTCTTCGCCTTCTGTCGGATGAATGAGTGATACAGCATCGCGACGCTTTTCAGAAAGCCATCGTTGCACAGCATCATTGTCTTCAATTTCCGCCGGAAGAAAGATCTCCTTGGGGATGTACTCTGCTTCAAGGTAGTATTGCTGAAGAAGAGTCCCGAGAATTTCAGCCTCCGGCTTCTCCTCGACATTGCTCATGTAGTAATGCTGGCGGCCGATCATCTTCCCGTCACGAATCTTGAAAATCACGCCGCACGCATCATCACCCTCTGCAGCAAATGCAAAAATATCCCTGTCAATCTGATCGAGATCAACAGCCTTCTGCTTCTCGGAATAGGCTTCGAGTCCCGTGATGCGATCGCGCAATACAGCCGCCTCCTCAAACTTCATCTCCGCCGCCAGCCTGTTCATATCTTCCCGCAGCATCTGTATCAGCGTCTCCGTCTTTCCCTGAAGCAAGGAGGCAACTTGATCGATCATCGCGTTGTAGTTCTGTTGAGAGACGAGCCCTTCACAAGGGCCTTCGCATTTCTTGATATGATAATCGAGGCAGATTTTGATTTTCCGTTTCTTGATTACTTCATCATCAATAAAGTAGTTGCAGCTTCGGATCATGAAGATATCGCGTACCGCCTTCAGCGCCGATCGGACGTTCTTTACGTCCGTGTACGGACCGAAGTAGCGCGAGCCATCGCGGCGGATTTGCCGGGTGACGAAGACTCGCGGATACGGTTCGTTGGTGATGACGACGTAGGGATAACTCTTGTCGTCTTTCAGATTGACGTTGTACCGGGGCTTGAGTTTCTTGATGAGATTTGCTTCAAGAATCAGCGCCTCGACCTCGGAATCCGTTACAATGATTTCGAGATCGGTGGCCTTCGCCAGCATCCGCTCGATGCGTGCTTCGACATTGCGTGACTTCTGAAAATATTGCCGGACACGATTGCGGAGGTTCTTCGCCTTGCCGACGTACAGGACTTTTCCGTCAGCATCTTTGTGTTGGTAGACGCCGGGACCTGCGGGAAGATTTTCCAGCTTTTCTTGAACAGTGGCCGCTTCGGCAGTAATTTTTATGTTGAGGGATTGATGAGGCACGGCGTTGATAGCCTGAATGTTACCTGATTACAACCATCTTTCTTGTCGCCGTATACGACGCTGACTGTAAACGATAGTAATACACACCGCTGGCAAGATTCGACGCGTCGAACTGAAGTGTGTATTCACCCGGATTCTTCACCTCATGTACCAGCGTCGCTACTTCTCTGCCCAACACATCATACACT
Protein-coding regions in this window:
- a CDS encoding T9SS type A sorting domain-containing protein; this translates as MFKPNSLLLICFFSLLLAVQSTNAQWGNPHHREEGEDETGEEILAREQYYIEHRAGGPGRIVPFDAYANAVRQHLAMPRDEDFLVNPSTAVSWQTRNPVGMFYARTNNNYIAGRTNFMVFHPTDPDKFYCAAAGGGIWKTTDGGSLWVPLTDFLTSLASGGLALDPNNPSVLYYGTGELNFSGDSWYGDGIYKTTDEGDTWTKVATTAVGQRFSQLVVDPINSNIVYAAGSLGVFKSTNAGGTWNSTSTGNNANCLIMDPTDTQVLYTSVGGSGTNTIRKSTNGGGSWTTLTGGLPTDGRRSQLAMAPSNNQILYASVANTSGGLRGLYRTTDGGENWTLQASSPNYLGSQGWYDNSVCVHPTNPDFVVAGGIDIYSSSNSGVTLTQRTSWSTTSSSNMSHADIHFLQYNGSVLYCGSDGGVYKSTNNAVTWTDLNATMSTLQYQSADYDPTDPQKLYGGTQDNNLETSTNGGLVWIQRTTGDGGYSIVDPVTPNYVYGQYVQGSLKRSSNYGVSFTEIAPNGSTGGLFYNPYEMAPSDNNTIVYCEGDVWKTTSVKTATTSSGWTQLATNAIVGGSVSAIGISHTNPDKIFIGTSNGRIHVTTNNGANWTTTTGFAKVSDFAVDPVNDNICYATFTGFTSTMHVYKTTNGGTSWFSVTGNLPNIPTSTIVLRANPPRTLFVGTDLGVYKSTDDGISWVVFSNGLPTATIYDLKYKEGNQLLLAATHGRGCWMFDYGAYLITSVPEANIPKEFALHQNYPNPFNPTTTFRFDIPKTSHVILNVFNVMGQEVATVVNGVREAGEHRETWNAVGLASGVYYFRMAAESYVQSGKLVLLK
- the uvrC gene encoding excinuclease ABC subunit UvrC, translating into MTAEAATVQEKLENLPAGPGVYQHKDADGKVLYVGKAKNLRNRVRQYFQKSRNVEARIERMLAKATDLEIIVTDSEVEALILEANLIKKLKPRYNVNLKDDKSYPYVVITNEPYPRVFVTRQIRRDGSRYFGPYTDVKNVRSALKAVRDIFMIRSCNYFIDDEVIKKRKIKICLDYHIKKCEGPCEGLVSQQNYNAMIDQVASLLQGKTETLIQMLREDMNRLAAEMKFEEAAVLRDRITGLEAYSEKQKAVDLDQIDRDIFAFAAEGDDACGVIFKIRDGKMIGRQHYYMSNVEEKPEAEILGTLLQQYYLEAEYIPKEIFLPAEIEDNDAVQRWLSEKRRDAVSLIHPTEGEEAKLVRLSQSNARFLLDELKIQKMKRAGYVPHAVKALQRDLRLEKLPRRIECFDNSNIQGSDPVASMVVFVDGKPKKSEYRKFKIKSVVGPDDFASMREIVERRYTRVLNEGLELPDLIIVDGGKGQLSSAVDVLKKVGLHEQPIIGLAKRLEEVFLPGKSEPELLPKSSSGLRLLQQIRDEAHRFAITFHRLRRSKRTLQTELDLIEGIGKKRAKELLEVFGSVQGVKFATTEQIAEVVGEKVAGKIAEYFSDSDTEEATDHNAGK